Proteins from a genomic interval of Verrucomicrobium sp.:
- a CDS encoding glycosyltransferase produces MNYLLCSWGSGGDLIPFLSLGAALRRRGHGATLLGNPEWRARAEAAGLRFVPAFAAAPPLDPGAFSTRLAGLASFRTLFEKTILPLLDEMTEAVLREAPAHDAVVAHHFAFPAALGAEALDKPWACVALAPGVTPSAEGLPAAFPFAGLPGPLGRLFSRMVWGIGRQTIAPFVDRPLNALRGRLGLPPARDHMFSPRAAQRILHLYSPHFAPRPADWDARHAVTGFCFDPAPPAPLPPEVEAFLDAGPEPWLFTLGTAVVGRPGNFYRAAAAALEGTERRALLLVGDSDPGPLPENVLAWPALPLADLLPRCAAAAHHAGIGTLAAALRAGLPALACPVAFDQPNNAARLQKLGAGRLLHAARRTAQGFRWEMGRLASGAYADRAEDLADRLEEEDGPGNACVALEQL; encoded by the coding sequence ATGAACTATCTTCTCTGCTCCTGGGGCTCGGGCGGCGACTTGATCCCCTTCCTCTCCCTCGGCGCCGCGCTGCGCCGCCGGGGCCACGGCGCCACCCTGCTGGGCAATCCGGAGTGGCGCGCCCGGGCGGAAGCGGCGGGCCTCCGCTTCGTCCCCGCCTTCGCCGCCGCGCCGCCGCTCGATCCCGGCGCGTTCTCCACCCGCCTGGCGGGCCTGGCCTCCTTCCGCACCCTCTTCGAGAAAACGATCCTCCCCCTCCTGGACGAGATGACGGAGGCCGTCTTAAGGGAAGCCCCCGCGCACGACGCCGTCGTCGCCCACCATTTCGCCTTCCCCGCCGCGCTCGGCGCGGAGGCCCTGGACAAGCCCTGGGCCTGCGTCGCCCTGGCCCCCGGCGTCACCCCGTCCGCGGAGGGGCTGCCCGCCGCCTTCCCCTTTGCCGGGCTGCCCGGTCCCCTGGGGCGCCTCTTCAGCCGGATGGTGTGGGGAATCGGCCGCCAGACCATCGCCCCCTTCGTCGACCGCCCGCTCAACGCCCTGCGCGGCCGCCTGGGCCTGCCGCCCGCGCGCGACCACATGTTCTCCCCCCGCGCCGCGCAGCGGATCCTCCACCTCTACAGCCCCCACTTCGCGCCGCGGCCCGCCGACTGGGACGCGCGCCACGCGGTGACCGGCTTTTGCTTCGATCCCGCGCCCCCCGCGCCGCTCCCGCCGGAGGTGGAGGCCTTCCTGGACGCGGGACCGGAGCCGTGGCTCTTCACCCTGGGCACCGCCGTCGTCGGCCGTCCCGGGAATTTCTACCGGGCCGCCGCCGCCGCGCTGGAGGGGACGGAGCGGCGCGCGCTCCTCCTCGTCGGCGATTCCGACCCCGGCCCGCTGCCGGAAAACGTCCTGGCCTGGCCCGCCCTGCCGCTGGCCGACCTCCTGCCCCGCTGCGCCGCCGCCGCCCACCACGCGGGAATCGGCACCCTGGCCGCCGCGTTGCGGGCGGGGCTTCCCGCGCTGGCCTGCCCCGTCGCCTTCGACCAGCCGAACAACGCCGCCCGGCTGCAAAAGCTCGGCGCGGGCCGCCTCCTCCACGCGGCGCGGCGGACGGCGCAGGGCTTCCGCTGGGAGATGGGGCGGCTGGCGAGCGGCGCATACGCCGACCGCGCGGAGGACCTGGCCGACCGGCTGGAAGAGGAGGACGGCCCCGGCAACGCCTGCGTGGCGCTGGAACAATTATAG
- a CDS encoding 5'-3' exonuclease H3TH domain-containing protein produces MKLLLVDGHYYAYRSFYAIRNLSNSKGEPTNALFGMAKALKKMLADVKPDLAAVVMDGGLPAHRLAEHESYKANRAETPDLLAKQIPLFQDLVPALGLACLTVEGEEADDVLASYAREAAREKIDVVLATNDKDLMQLVGDNLSVYQPTPAGFDLIDAAAVREKWGVPPEKIGEILTLTGDAVDNIPGVPGVGPKTAATWIQAYSTVDGLLAHLHELKSERHRQMLESSRDILARNRKLVMLREDLPLPRPIGELQITPDWAAQARLFAAYEFRGFLAEAQRMLGGAPAPEARREKQEKPPAPPTWSQGELL; encoded by the coding sequence ATGAAGCTCCTCCTGGTCGACGGCCATTATTACGCCTACCGCTCCTTCTACGCCATCCGGAACCTTTCCAACTCCAAGGGGGAGCCGACGAACGCCCTCTTCGGCATGGCCAAGGCGCTCAAAAAGATGCTCGCCGACGTGAAGCCGGACCTGGCCGCCGTGGTCATGGACGGCGGCCTGCCCGCCCACCGCCTGGCGGAGCACGAGAGTTACAAGGCCAACCGCGCGGAGACGCCCGACCTGTTGGCCAAGCAGATTCCCCTTTTCCAGGATTTGGTCCCCGCGCTGGGCCTGGCCTGCCTGACGGTGGAGGGGGAGGAGGCGGACGACGTCCTGGCCAGCTACGCGCGGGAGGCGGCCCGGGAGAAGATCGACGTGGTCCTGGCGACGAACGACAAGGACCTGATGCAGCTGGTGGGGGACAATCTCTCCGTCTACCAGCCGACGCCGGCGGGCTTCGACCTGATCGACGCCGCGGCCGTCCGGGAGAAGTGGGGCGTGCCGCCGGAAAAGATCGGCGAAATTCTGACCCTGACGGGCGACGCGGTGGACAATATCCCCGGCGTCCCCGGGGTGGGGCCGAAGACGGCGGCCACCTGGATCCAGGCGTATAGCACGGTGGACGGCCTCCTGGCCCACCTGCACGAGCTGAAGAGCGAGCGGCACCGGCAGATGCTGGAATCCTCCCGCGATATCCTGGCGCGCAACCGCAAGCTGGTGATGCTGCGGGAGGACCTTCCGCTGCCGCGCCCCATCGGGGAGCTGCAAATCACGCCCGACTGGGCCGCGCAGGCGCGGCTCTTCGCCGCGTACGAGTTCCGGGGCTTCCTGGCGGAGGCGCAGCGGATGCTCGGCGGAGCGCCCGCGCCGGAGGCGAGGAGGGAAAAGCAGGAAAAGCCGCCCGCGCCCCCGACCTGGAGCCAGGGGGAGCTGCTCTAA
- a CDS encoding rhodanese-like domain-containing protein, translated as MASVSPRRLAELLPSRPAIVDVRAEAVHRLSHIPGSLSAPYAMDVPKGDPATFAAIARQLETLDPAQPVYFVCQLGEYRSIEAAAFAREKGFSQAAYLEGGVTEWRRSRLPLDGTVPRTELAWAAARRSSPAPEGIPARDRSPERA; from the coding sequence ATGGCCTCCGTTTCCCCCCGCCGCCTGGCCGAGCTGCTTCCCTCCCGTCCGGCGATCGTCGACGTCCGGGCCGAGGCGGTCCACCGCCTCTCCCACATCCCCGGCTCCCTCTCCGCCCCCTACGCCATGGACGTCCCGAAGGGCGATCCGGCGACCTTCGCCGCCATCGCCCGGCAATTGGAAACCCTCGACCCCGCGCAGCCCGTCTACTTCGTCTGCCAGCTGGGGGAATACCGCTCCATCGAGGCGGCGGCCTTCGCCCGGGAAAAGGGATTTTCCCAGGCCGCCTACCTGGAAGGCGGCGTCACCGAATGGCGGCGGTCACGCCTGCCGCTGGACGGCACAGTGCCGCGCACCGAGCTGGCCTGGGCCGCCGCGCGGCGCAGCTCCCCCGCGCCGGAAGGGATCCCCGCGCGGGACCGGTCGCCGGAAAGGGCCTAG
- a CDS encoding rhodanese-like domain-containing protein, which produces MPSVTVSQLDRLLESPGTALFDVRDAELYRLGHIPGAAHAPLAEIRERLSPLDREQPVYFVCQIGEQRSVEAARLAGEQLGFRQAFFVEGGTKAWQRADLPLEGEWARRLDGFSGQRAAAVPAPGKKPEGRTQG; this is translated from the coding sequence ATGCCCTCGGTGACCGTCAGCCAGCTCGACCGCCTTCTGGAATCGCCCGGAACGGCGCTTTTCGACGTGCGGGACGCCGAGCTTTACCGCCTGGGCCACATCCCCGGGGCCGCCCACGCCCCCCTGGCGGAAATCCGGGAGCGCCTGTCTCCGCTGGACCGGGAGCAGCCCGTCTATTTCGTCTGCCAGATCGGCGAGCAGCGCTCCGTCGAGGCGGCCCGCCTGGCCGGGGAGCAGCTCGGCTTCCGGCAGGCCTTTTTCGTCGAGGGCGGCACCAAGGCCTGGCAGCGGGCCGACCTGCCGCTGGAGGGGGAATGGGCCCGGCGGCTGGACGGCTTTTCCGGGCAGCGCGCCGCCGCCGTCCCGGCCCCCGGGAAAAAGCCCGAAGGCCGCACGCAGGGATAA
- a CDS encoding type II secretion system protein, whose translation MSLHTKNRNASAFTLIELLVVISIIAILASLALPALDNARTQAQGVQIVSNARQVYIAMQAASSDAAQSGLGGIGFPADAGPQTTPTAYFQNVLIANDYLKAGDLRVLSAPGYPAVVGTNTLTAANNAFNLGNTGSIDAGTAVLIYTKNWSWGQDPKETKQPFGNKGAVILHKGGDGAFWKANVAKKTDGTIGTQPAGTPAWITE comes from the coding sequence GTGAGCCTGCACACTAAAAATCGCAACGCGTCCGCCTTTACCCTCATCGAACTGCTGGTGGTCATCTCGATCATCGCCATCCTGGCCAGCCTGGCGCTGCCCGCGCTAGACAACGCCCGCACCCAGGCGCAGGGCGTGCAGATCGTGAGCAACGCGCGGCAGGTCTACATCGCCATGCAGGCGGCTTCTTCCGACGCGGCCCAGAGCGGCCTGGGCGGCATCGGCTTCCCGGCCGACGCGGGCCCCCAGACCACCCCCACCGCCTACTTCCAGAACGTCTTGATCGCCAACGACTACCTGAAGGCGGGCGACCTCCGCGTCCTCTCCGCCCCGGGGTATCCCGCCGTCGTCGGCACGAACACGCTGACCGCCGCCAACAACGCCTTTAACCTGGGCAACACCGGCTCGATCGACGCGGGCACCGCCGTCCTGATCTACACCAAGAACTGGTCCTGGGGCCAGGATCCGAAGGAGACGAAGCAGCCCTTCGGCAACAAGGGCGCGGTGATCCTCCACAAGGGCGGCGACGGGGCCTTCTGGAAGGCCAACGTGGCCAAGAAGACCGACGGCACCATCGGCACCCAGCCCGCGGGCACCCCGGCCTGGATCACCGAATAA
- a CDS encoding ATP-dependent Clp protease proteolytic subunit produces MPRPFHLDDEEEDEETETETKAPAPEPPKPRLEERLLKARTILIYGGIDQKKAQDVSEKLIAMAADSDDDIYIYINSQGGHVEAGDTIHDMIRYVKPRVFIIGTGWVASAGALIYAAPPVERRLSLPNTRFMIHQPSGGVRGQASDISVEAEEILKMRQRLNEIFAKQTGQPIEKIERDSDRNFWMSAEQAKAYGLVGKVIATAGDLPAPAPAKK; encoded by the coding sequence ATGCCGCGCCCGTTCCACCTCGACGACGAAGAAGAAGACGAAGAAACCGAGACCGAAACCAAGGCCCCCGCGCCCGAGCCGCCGAAGCCCCGCCTGGAAGAGCGCCTGCTGAAGGCGCGCACCATCCTGATCTACGGCGGGATCGACCAGAAGAAGGCGCAGGACGTCAGCGAGAAGCTCATCGCGATGGCGGCGGACTCCGACGACGACATCTACATCTACATCAATTCCCAGGGCGGCCACGTGGAGGCGGGCGACACCATCCACGACATGATCCGTTACGTGAAGCCGCGCGTCTTCATCATCGGCACCGGCTGGGTGGCCAGCGCGGGCGCCCTGATCTACGCCGCGCCGCCGGTGGAGCGCCGCCTTTCCCTGCCGAACACCCGCTTCATGATCCACCAGCCCTCCGGCGGCGTCCGGGGCCAGGCCTCCGACATCAGCGTGGAAGCGGAGGAGATCCTCAAGATGCGCCAGCGCCTCAACGAGATCTTCGCCAAGCAGACGGGCCAGCCGATCGAGAAGATCGAGCGCGACTCCGACCGCAACTTCTGGATGTCCGCCGAGCAGGCGAAGGCCTACGGCCTGGTCGGCAAGGTGATCGCCACCGCGGGCGACCTGCCCGCCCCCGCTCCCGCTAAGAAGTAG
- the hisI gene encoding phosphoribosyl-AMP cyclohydrolase, translating into MAASHEIEEGFRLLPAFDRQELLPCITVEASTGEVLMLAYMNREALERTIATKKATYWSRSRGKFWVKGEQSGHFQHVEELRVDCDQDAILLKVRTEGGAACHVGYRSCFFRKLKDGSEGELELAIAEKAFDPAKVYGPGH; encoded by the coding sequence ATGGCCGCGTCCCACGAGATCGAGGAAGGCTTCCGCCTCCTCCCCGCTTTCGACCGCCAGGAGCTGCTCCCCTGCATCACGGTGGAGGCCTCCACGGGCGAGGTCCTCATGCTCGCCTACATGAACCGGGAGGCCCTGGAACGCACCATCGCCACGAAGAAGGCGACCTATTGGAGCCGCTCCCGGGGCAAGTTCTGGGTCAAGGGGGAGCAGTCCGGCCACTTCCAGCACGTCGAGGAGCTGCGCGTCGACTGCGACCAGGACGCCATCCTCTTGAAAGTCCGCACGGAAGGCGGCGCCGCCTGCCACGTCGGCTACCGCAGCTGCTTCTTCCGCAAGCTGAAAGACGGCTCGGAGGGCGAGCTGGAGCTGGCCATCGCCGAGAAGGCGTTCGACCCGGCCAAGGTCTACGGCCCCGGCCACTGA
- a CDS encoding formyltransferase family protein, translated as MKPAKKRFVALTLIGPDRKGVIARFTQLLFRLGANIEGLEEQVARSQFRMAVLASWEGKAARDFNAEAVRLALQVEAQAVGMECSLRFEQGGPRRFALLATKEPHAVEAFLKATLGKKPTLPAVPVVLIANRPDLKPLAEKAGIPFHEVDYRDRARAEKEILGLLDQYQVEFAVLARFMKILSPDFVWRWKNKIINIHPSLLPAFPGANAYRQAFEKGVQVFGVTAHFVTPQLDEGPILAQESARLKMGEPLASIVRRGQALEAKCLLRAVKLFLTKKLDVHWGRVHGAS; from the coding sequence ATGAAACCGGCCAAAAAACGCTTCGTGGCCCTGACCCTGATCGGCCCCGACCGCAAGGGCGTCATCGCCCGCTTCACCCAGCTCCTCTTCCGCCTCGGCGCGAACATCGAGGGGCTGGAAGAACAGGTGGCCCGCAGCCAGTTCCGCATGGCGGTGCTGGCCTCCTGGGAAGGGAAGGCTGCGCGCGATTTCAACGCGGAGGCCGTCCGCCTGGCCCTCCAGGTGGAGGCGCAGGCCGTGGGCATGGAATGCTCCCTGCGCTTCGAGCAGGGCGGCCCGCGCCGCTTCGCCCTCTTGGCGACGAAGGAGCCCCACGCCGTCGAGGCCTTCCTGAAGGCGACGCTGGGCAAAAAGCCGACCCTGCCCGCCGTCCCCGTCGTCCTCATCGCCAACCGGCCCGACCTCAAGCCCCTGGCCGAAAAGGCCGGCATCCCCTTCCACGAGGTCGATTACCGGGACCGCGCCCGGGCGGAAAAGGAGATCCTGGGCCTGCTGGACCAATACCAGGTGGAGTTCGCCGTCCTGGCCCGCTTCATGAAGATCCTCTCCCCCGACTTCGTCTGGCGGTGGAAGAACAAGATCATCAACATCCACCCCTCCCTCCTGCCCGCCTTCCCCGGGGCCAACGCCTACCGGCAGGCCTTCGAGAAAGGGGTGCAGGTCTTCGGCGTTACCGCCCACTTCGTCACGCCGCAGCTGGACGAGGGGCCGATCCTGGCCCAGGAATCGGCGCGGCTGAAGATGGGGGAGCCGCTGGCCAGCATCGTCCGCCGGGGCCAGGCCCTGGAGGCGAAGTGCCTCCTGCGCGCGGTGAAGCTCTTCCTGACCAAGAAGCTCGACGTCCACTGGGGCCGCGTCCACGGCGCCAGCTGA